One genomic window of Paraburkholderia acidiphila includes the following:
- the trpC gene encoding indole-3-glycerol phosphate synthase TrpC — translation MSDILEKIIAVKREEVRAAEQSAPLEELRLAASTRDLRDFVGALRAKHDNGEAAVIAEVKKASPSKGVLRENFQPAEIARSYAEGGAACLSVLTDVQFFQGSAAYLEAARAACNLPVLRKDFIVDPYQIVEARAMGADAILLIAAALEPGEMRDLEALAHSLGLAVLVEVHDREELKHALTLKTPLIGINNRNLRTFETTLDTTIGMLDDVPEDRIVVTESGILSRADVEKMRALSVHTFLVGEAFMRAEHPGAELARMFF, via the coding sequence ATGAGTGACATCCTCGAAAAGATCATTGCGGTCAAGCGCGAAGAAGTGCGCGCCGCCGAGCAAAGCGCCCCGCTCGAAGAATTGCGTCTCGCGGCCAGCACGCGTGACTTGCGCGATTTCGTCGGCGCCTTGCGCGCGAAGCACGACAACGGCGAGGCGGCCGTGATCGCCGAAGTGAAGAAGGCAAGTCCGTCCAAAGGCGTGCTGCGCGAAAACTTCCAGCCCGCCGAAATTGCGCGCTCGTACGCTGAAGGCGGCGCGGCCTGTCTTTCCGTGCTCACCGACGTGCAGTTCTTCCAGGGTAGTGCCGCGTACCTCGAAGCCGCGCGCGCCGCGTGCAATCTGCCGGTGCTGCGCAAGGACTTCATCGTCGATCCGTACCAGATCGTCGAAGCACGCGCGATGGGCGCCGACGCGATCCTGCTGATCGCCGCCGCGCTCGAGCCGGGTGAAATGCGCGACCTCGAAGCGCTTGCGCATTCGCTCGGCCTCGCGGTGCTCGTCGAAGTGCACGACCGCGAAGAACTCAAGCACGCGCTCACGCTGAAGACGCCGCTCATCGGCATCAACAACCGCAATCTGCGCACGTTCGAAACCACGCTCGATACGACCATCGGCATGCTCGACGATGTGCCAGAAGACCGCATCGTCGTGACCGAGTCGGGCATTCTCTCGCGCGCCGATGTCGAGAAGATGCGCGCGCTTTCCGTGCACACATTCCTCGTGGGCGAAGCATTCATGCGCGCCGAACATCCGGGCGCGGAACTCGCCCGCATGTTCTTCTGA
- a CDS encoding uracil-DNA glycosylase: MTSTKRPRVAMPVQASLFDDDLPGAAQATLDDPPLPEIDPRQITIFSLFDADEFPAPARTHAATIANTPASDMSSPPAAPQAAIDTTRLEDQFDALPAAWRELLAPFIASDAYAPLCRFVDDERAAGKTVYPADVFRALRLTSPDEVKVVILGQDPYHGDDRGTPQAHGLAFSVPPSVRPPPSLRNIFKEIAASLGIQAPAHGCLDAWARQGVLLLNTVLTVERASAASHAKRGWERCTDTLIQQLAARHEHLVFMLWGAHAQNKRALLSGAHCVLEAPHPSPLSAHRGFLGCGHFAQANAYLQAQGRQPIDWRLPEEGLVLA, encoded by the coding sequence ATGACCTCCACGAAACGCCCGCGCGTCGCGATGCCGGTGCAAGCGTCGCTGTTCGACGACGATCTACCCGGCGCGGCGCAAGCCACGCTCGACGATCCGCCGCTGCCCGAAATCGATCCGCGTCAGATCACGATCTTCTCGCTGTTCGACGCCGACGAATTCCCTGCGCCCGCCCGCACGCACGCCGCGACGATTGCCAATACGCCCGCATCCGACATGTCCAGCCCACCCGCCGCGCCGCAGGCCGCCATCGACACCACGCGACTCGAAGATCAGTTCGACGCACTGCCCGCCGCCTGGCGCGAATTGCTCGCGCCTTTCATCGCGAGCGACGCCTACGCGCCGTTGTGCCGCTTCGTCGATGACGAGCGCGCCGCCGGCAAGACGGTCTATCCCGCCGATGTGTTCCGCGCGCTGCGCCTCACCTCGCCCGACGAGGTGAAGGTCGTGATCCTCGGCCAGGACCCGTATCACGGGGACGATCGGGGCACGCCGCAGGCGCACGGCCTGGCGTTCTCGGTGCCGCCCTCGGTGCGGCCACCGCCTTCGCTGCGCAACATCTTCAAGGAGATTGCAGCGAGCCTCGGCATTCAGGCGCCCGCGCACGGCTGCCTCGATGCCTGGGCGCGCCAGGGCGTGCTGCTGCTGAATACGGTGCTCACCGTCGAGCGCGCCAGCGCCGCGAGCCACGCGAAGCGCGGCTGGGAACGCTGCACCGACACGCTGATCCAGCAACTCGCCGCACGCCACGAACATCTCGTGTTCATGCTGTGGGGCGCGCACGCGCAGAACAAGCGCGCGCTGCTTTCGGGTGCGCATTGCGTGCTGGAAGCGCCGCATCCGTCGCCGCTTTCCGCGCATCGCGGCTTTCTCGGCTGCGGGCATTTCGCGCAGGCCAACGCGTATCTGCAAGCGCAAGGCCGCCAGCCGATCGACTGGCGTCTGCCGGAGGAAGGCCTCGTGCTTGCCTAA
- the mltA gene encoding murein transglycosylase A, which yields MSIGYSSSSSDMAASIESQYCRRDFDVESGLDVPVMPGFTKARYRAGAALRRGAGRGLGRLVGWLGAVSLAALLAACGGPSYVRNAPPKGAPTLPSQLAAQRLMPVAWQQVPGWQDDSLIGVTAALRANCTRLARDPRWQRACSAASQLDDLDASSARAFFETYFTPYQFANTDGTLDGLVTGYYEPLLHGSRTRHGIYQTALYRWPSGYRPGAAMPPRAQLERSGALNGNELVWVDDPIEAFFLQVQGSGRVVMEDGSVMRVGFGGTNNQPYKSIGRWLLDRGELTPAQATMQGIKAWARANPTRVDALLDTNPRFVFFREMGGSEGDAQGGADGPIGALGVPLTPERSIAVDPSSIPLGTPVFLQTTRPLTNTPLNRLVFAQDTGTAIKGGVRADYFWGLGDDAGDLAGKMKQGGRMWLLFPNS from the coding sequence ATGAGCATCGGGTATTCGTCGAGCAGTTCTGACATGGCGGCATCCATCGAGAGCCAATATTGTAGGCGTGATTTTGACGTCGAATCAGGTCTCGATGTCCCGGTGATGCCGGGATTTACAAAGGCCAGATATCGCGCGGGGGCAGCGCTTCGGCGCGGGGCAGGCCGCGGGTTAGGCCGGTTAGTCGGCTGGTTGGGCGCCGTTTCGCTGGCGGCCTTGCTTGCCGCATGCGGCGGCCCGAGCTACGTGCGCAACGCCCCACCCAAGGGCGCGCCCACGCTGCCCTCGCAACTCGCCGCGCAGCGTCTCATGCCGGTTGCCTGGCAGCAGGTGCCGGGCTGGCAGGACGACTCGCTGATCGGCGTGACCGCGGCGCTGCGCGCGAACTGCACGCGTCTCGCGCGTGATCCTCGTTGGCAGCGCGCGTGTTCGGCCGCCTCGCAACTCGATGACCTCGACGCCTCGAGCGCGCGGGCATTCTTCGAAACGTATTTCACCCCCTATCAGTTCGCCAACACCGACGGCACGCTCGACGGCCTCGTGACCGGCTACTACGAGCCGCTGCTGCACGGTTCGCGCACGCGTCACGGTATCTACCAGACCGCGCTGTATCGCTGGCCGTCCGGCTATCGTCCGGGCGCCGCGATGCCGCCGCGCGCGCAGCTCGAACGTTCGGGCGCGCTTAACGGCAACGAGCTCGTGTGGGTGGACGATCCGATCGAAGCGTTCTTCCTGCAGGTGCAGGGCTCGGGTCGCGTCGTGATGGAAGACGGCAGCGTGATGCGCGTGGGCTTTGGCGGCACCAACAACCAGCCATATAAGTCGATCGGGCGCTGGCTGCTCGATCGCGGCGAACTCACGCCTGCGCAGGCGACCATGCAGGGCATCAAGGCGTGGGCGCGCGCGAATCCGACGCGCGTGGACGCGCTGCTCGACACCAACCCGCGCTTCGTGTTTTTCCGCGAGATGGGCGGTTCCGAAGGCGACGCGCAGGGCGGCGCGGATGGCCCGATCGGCGCGCTCGGCGTGCCGCTCACGCCGGAACGCTCGATTGCCGTCGATCCTTCCTCGATTCCGCTTGGCACGCCGGTGTTTCTGCAGACCACGCGGCCGCTCACGAACACGCCGCTCAACCGGCTCGTGTTCGCGCAAGATACGGGCACGGCGATCAAGGGCGGCGTGCGCGCCGACTACTTCTGGGGTCTTGGCGACGATGCCGGCGATCTGGCCGGCAAGATGAAGCAGGGCGGCCGGATGTGGCTGCTGTTCCCGAACTCGTGA
- a CDS encoding phosphoglycolate phosphatase → MNAPVKFTAPRIEAALIDLDGTMVDTADDFAAGLNGMLAQLDAEETTREEVMGYVGKGSEHLIRSVLAPRFAADNVEARFDEALALYQDEYAKINGRHTHLYPEVEAGLAALRGQGIKLACVTNKPHRFAVELLQQYGLAQYFEVVIGGDSLAKKKPDPLPMLTACERLGVTPAAAVAIGDSENDAIAGRAAGMATLTVPYGYNHGQPVQKIESDGIVASLLDAAKAVAAHNDLT, encoded by the coding sequence ATGAACGCCCCCGTCAAATTCACCGCGCCGCGCATCGAGGCGGCGCTGATCGACCTGGACGGCACGATGGTCGACACCGCCGACGACTTCGCCGCCGGCCTGAACGGCATGCTCGCGCAGCTCGACGCCGAGGAAACCACGCGCGAGGAAGTGATGGGCTACGTCGGCAAGGGCTCGGAGCATCTGATCCGCAGCGTGCTCGCGCCGCGCTTCGCGGCCGACAACGTGGAGGCGCGCTTCGACGAAGCGCTCGCGCTTTACCAGGACGAGTACGCGAAGATCAACGGGCGCCACACGCATCTGTACCCGGAGGTCGAAGCGGGCCTGGCTGCGCTGCGCGGCCAGGGCATCAAGCTCGCGTGCGTGACCAACAAGCCGCACCGTTTCGCCGTTGAACTTTTGCAGCAATACGGCCTTGCGCAGTACTTCGAAGTGGTGATCGGCGGCGACAGCCTGGCGAAGAAGAAGCCCGACCCGCTGCCGATGCTCACGGCGTGCGAGCGCCTCGGCGTGACGCCCGCAGCGGCGGTGGCGATCGGCGATTCGGAGAACGATGCGATTGCGGGCCGCGCAGCCGGCATGGCCACGCTCACGGTGCCCTACGGCTACAACCACGGCCAACCTGTACAAAAAATTGAATCGGATGGTATAGTTGCCTCGCTGCTCGACGCCGCCAAGGCGGTCGCAGCGCACAATGATCTGACTTAA
- a CDS encoding CYTH domain-containing protein: MGIEREIKLALPRGQVDAALRLFETRAGKPGHAIRLENVYFDTPALALARARSALRLRRAPEGWLQTFKTVGVAQNGLHARHEWEMPVAGEALEIDRLLHECDEAGVSTALSAAAANLIPLFRTDFTRTLWTLDVDGAQVEAAIDQGEVTANVNGETRRAPICEIELELKAGDEAALHTLAAELAKGLPGLAPDDISKAQRGYKLREG; the protein is encoded by the coding sequence ATGGGTATCGAACGCGAAATCAAGCTCGCGCTGCCGCGCGGCCAGGTGGACGCGGCGCTGCGTCTCTTCGAGACGCGCGCCGGCAAGCCCGGTCACGCCATCAGACTCGAAAACGTCTACTTCGACACGCCGGCGCTCGCGCTCGCGCGCGCCAGGAGCGCGTTGCGTCTGCGCCGCGCGCCCGAAGGCTGGCTGCAGACGTTCAAGACCGTGGGCGTGGCGCAAAACGGGCTGCACGCGCGGCACGAGTGGGAAATGCCGGTGGCCGGCGAGGCGCTCGAAATCGACAGGCTGCTGCATGAGTGCGATGAGGCCGGTGTGTCGACGGCGCTCTCGGCTGCCGCTGCGAACCTGATCCCGCTCTTTCGCACCGACTTCACGCGCACGCTGTGGACGCTCGACGTCGACGGCGCGCAGGTGGAAGCGGCCATCGATCAGGGCGAAGTCACCGCGAACGTGAACGGTGAAACGCGCCGCGCGCCGATCTGCGAAATCGAGCTCGAACTGAAGGCGGGCGACGAAGCGGCATTGCACACGCTCGCGGCAGAACTCGCGAAGGGGCTCCCAGGCCTCGCGCCGGACGACATCAGCAAGGCCCAGCGCGGATATAAGCTGCGCGAAGGCTGA
- the trpD gene encoding anthranilate phosphoribosyltransferase, translating to MITPQEALQRTIEHREIFHDEMLHLMRLIMRGELSPVLSAAIITGLRVKKETIGEITAAATVMREFANHVEVKDNSNFIDIVGTGGDGSHTFNISTASMFVAAAAGAKVAKHGNRGVSSKSGSADVLEALGVNIDLQPDQVAASIAETGMGFMFAPNHHPAMKNIAAVRRELGVRTIFNILGPLTNPAGAPNQLMGVFHPDLVGIQVRVMERLGAKHVCVVYGKDGMDEVSLGAATLVGELKDGQIREYEIHPEDFGMQMVSNRSLKVENADESKAMLLGALSNEAGTAREIVALNAGTALYSANVADSIAEGIALARETLASGRARAKVDELVRFTQQFKR from the coding sequence ATGATTACCCCGCAGGAAGCGCTCCAACGCACGATCGAGCATCGTGAGATTTTTCACGACGAGATGCTCCACCTCATGCGCCTCATCATGCGCGGCGAGCTTTCGCCCGTGCTTTCGGCCGCCATCATCACCGGCCTGCGCGTGAAGAAGGAAACCATCGGCGAGATCACCGCAGCGGCGACCGTGATGCGCGAGTTCGCGAATCACGTCGAGGTGAAGGACAACTCGAACTTCATCGACATCGTCGGCACGGGCGGCGATGGTTCGCACACCTTCAATATCTCCACGGCTTCGATGTTCGTCGCCGCCGCGGCGGGCGCGAAGGTTGCCAAGCACGGCAACCGGGGCGTATCGAGCAAGTCGGGCAGCGCGGATGTGCTCGAAGCACTCGGCGTGAACATCGACCTGCAGCCGGACCAGGTGGCCGCGTCGATCGCCGAAACGGGCATGGGCTTCATGTTCGCGCCCAATCATCATCCCGCGATGAAGAACATTGCCGCCGTGCGCCGCGAGCTTGGCGTGCGCACGATCTTCAACATCCTCGGGCCGCTCACGAATCCGGCCGGCGCGCCGAATCAGCTGATGGGCGTGTTTCATCCGGATCTCGTCGGCATTCAGGTGCGCGTGATGGAGCGTCTGGGCGCGAAGCACGTGTGCGTCGTGTACGGCAAGGACGGCATGGACGAGGTGTCGCTGGGCGCGGCTACGCTCGTGGGCGAATTGAAGGACGGCCAGATTCGCGAGTACGAAATCCACCCCGAAGACTTCGGCATGCAGATGGTTTCGAACCGTTCGCTCAAGGTCGAAAACGCCGACGAATCGAAAGCGATGCTGCTCGGCGCGCTCTCGAACGAAGCAGGCACCGCGCGCGAGATCGTCGCACTGAATGCTGGCACTGCGCTCTACTCGGCGAACGTGGCCGACTCGATCGCCGAAGGCATCGCGCTTGCGCGTGAAACCCTCGCCAGCGGCCGCGCGCGCGCCAAAGTCGACGAACTGGTACGCTTCACGCAACAGTTCAAACGCTGA
- the apaG gene encoding Co2+/Mg2+ efflux protein ApaG, whose translation MSQYEFSVTSQVRYLPEESDPERRQYAFAYTLTIRNTGQVSAQLIARHWVITDSENQVQEVKGLGVVGHQPLLKPGEQFEYTSWAVIATPVGTMRGEYFCVAEDAERFEAPVPEFVLRMPRMLH comes from the coding sequence ATGAGCCAGTACGAATTCAGCGTGACGTCGCAGGTGCGCTACCTGCCCGAAGAATCGGACCCGGAGCGCCGGCAATATGCCTTCGCGTACACGTTGACCATTCGCAATACCGGTCAGGTGAGCGCTCAGCTCATCGCGCGACATTGGGTGATCACCGACAGCGAAAATCAGGTGCAGGAAGTGAAGGGGCTCGGCGTGGTCGGCCATCAGCCGCTGTTGAAGCCGGGCGAGCAATTCGAGTACACGAGCTGGGCCGTGATCGCGACCCCGGTGGGCACGATGCGCGGCGAGTACTTCTGTGTGGCCGAGGACGCCGAGCGTTTCGAGGCCCCCGTGCCGGAGTTCGTGCTGCGCATGCCGCGCATGCTGCATTGA
- the rpe gene encoding ribulose-phosphate 3-epimerase, whose product MTQFRIAPSILSADFARLGEEVRNVVAAGADWIHFDVMDNHYVPNLTIGPLVCEAIRPHVNVPIDVHLMVRPVDRIVPDFAKAGANLISFHPEGSDHIDRTLSLIRDHGCKAGLVFNPATPLNYLDHVMDKLDLVLIMSVNPGFGGQSFIPEALNKLREARAKIDAYTARTGREIHLEVDGGVKVDNIAEIAAAGADTFVAGSAIFGKHDYKTVIDEMRAQLASVANAATAK is encoded by the coding sequence ATGACGCAATTCCGCATCGCCCCCAGCATTCTCTCCGCCGACTTCGCGCGTCTTGGCGAAGAGGTCCGCAACGTCGTCGCCGCCGGCGCCGACTGGATCCACTTCGACGTGATGGACAACCATTACGTGCCGAACCTCACCATCGGGCCGCTGGTGTGCGAGGCGATCCGCCCGCACGTGAACGTGCCCATCGACGTGCATCTGATGGTGCGTCCGGTCGACCGCATCGTGCCCGACTTCGCCAAGGCCGGCGCGAACCTCATCAGCTTCCACCCGGAAGGCTCGGACCATATCGACCGCACGCTCTCGCTGATCCGCGACCACGGCTGCAAGGCGGGCCTCGTGTTCAACCCGGCCACGCCGCTGAACTATCTCGATCATGTGATGGACAAGCTCGACCTCGTGCTCATCATGTCGGTGAATCCTGGCTTCGGCGGCCAGTCGTTCATTCCCGAGGCGCTCAACAAGCTACGCGAGGCGCGCGCGAAGATCGACGCCTACACGGCGCGCACGGGCCGCGAAATTCACCTCGAAGTGGACGGCGGCGTGAAGGTGGATAACATCGCTGAAATCGCGGCGGCTGGCGCAGACACCTTCGTGGCGGGCTCGGCGATCTTCGGCAAGCATGATTACAAGACCGTGATCGACGAAATGCGCGCGCAGCTCGCAAGCGTTGCCAACGCCGCCACCGCGAAATGA
- the paaI gene encoding hydroxyphenylacetyl-CoA thioesterase PaaI has protein sequence MSTQVSQQPEDSMSPDELARAAALAMYESDGCTRALGMELLEVRAGYARLSMAVRPEFLNGHQTCHGGMIFSLADSAFAFACNSYNINTVAAGCSIEFLRPVLRDEVLTAEAVEQVLSGRNGVYDIRVTNRAGETVALFRGKSAQIRGNVIPVAT, from the coding sequence ATGTCCACACAAGTCTCGCAACAGCCCGAGGACAGCATGTCGCCCGACGAACTCGCCCGCGCAGCCGCGCTGGCGATGTACGAATCCGACGGCTGCACCCGCGCGCTCGGTATGGAACTCCTCGAAGTGCGTGCCGGATACGCGCGCCTCTCCATGGCCGTGCGGCCCGAGTTCCTGAACGGCCATCAGACCTGCCACGGCGGGATGATTTTCTCGCTCGCGGATTCGGCGTTCGCCTTCGCGTGCAATTCATACAACATCAACACCGTAGCGGCCGGCTGCTCGATCGAGTTCCTGCGTCCCGTCCTGCGCGACGAGGTGTTGACCGCCGAAGCCGTCGAACAGGTGCTATCGGGACGCAACGGTGTCTACGACATCCGCGTGACGAACCGCGCAGGCGAAACCGTCGCGCTTTTTCGAGGCAAGTCCGCGCAGATTCGCGGCAATGTCATTCCCGTTGCAACGTGA
- the paaK gene encoding phenylacetate--CoA ligase PaaK — MSTTLPLESIEKASRDELAALQLERLKWSLNHAYENSPVYRRKFDEAGVHPSQVQSLADLARFPFTTKKDLRDNYPFGMFAVPQDQISRIHASSGTTGKPTVVAYTARDIDTWANLVARSVRAAGARRGDKVHISYGYGLFTGGLGAHYGAERAGLTVIPFGGGQTEKQVQLIQDFRPDIIMVTPSYMLAIADEMERQGIDPRTCSLRIGIFGAEPWTNDMRRAIEERMGITAVDIYGLSEVMGPGVASECAETKDGPTIWEDHFYPEIINPETGEVLPDGEFGELVFTSLTKEALPIIRYRTRDLTRLLPGTARTMRRMEKITGRSDDMLIIRGVNVFPTQIEELLLKQPALAPHYQIVLTKEGPMDVMALNCEPCPETAPDYGALDAASKALAYDIKALIGVTCKVNVLEVNGIERSVGKAKRVIDKRPK; from the coding sequence ATGAGTACCACGCTGCCGCTCGAATCCATCGAAAAGGCGAGCCGCGACGAGCTTGCTGCTCTGCAGCTCGAGCGCCTGAAATGGTCGCTGAACCACGCCTACGAGAATTCGCCGGTCTATCGCCGCAAATTCGACGAAGCAGGCGTGCATCCGTCTCAGGTACAGTCGCTCGCCGATCTCGCGCGCTTCCCGTTCACCACGAAGAAGGATCTGCGGGATAACTATCCCTTCGGGATGTTCGCCGTCCCGCAAGACCAGATTTCGCGTATCCATGCGTCCTCGGGTACGACGGGCAAGCCGACCGTGGTTGCCTACACGGCTCGCGACATCGACACGTGGGCAAACCTCGTCGCGCGTTCGGTACGCGCAGCGGGCGCGCGGCGCGGCGACAAGGTACACATTAGCTACGGCTACGGACTCTTTACGGGTGGCCTTGGTGCACACTACGGTGCGGAACGCGCAGGCCTCACGGTCATCCCGTTCGGCGGCGGTCAGACCGAGAAGCAGGTTCAGCTGATCCAGGACTTCCGTCCCGACATCATCATGGTCACGCCGAGCTATATGCTCGCGATCGCCGACGAAATGGAGCGCCAGGGCATCGACCCGCGCACCTGTTCGCTGCGCATCGGCATCTTCGGCGCCGAGCCGTGGACCAACGACATGCGCCGGGCTATCGAAGAGCGCATGGGCATTACGGCGGTCGACATCTACGGTCTTTCGGAAGTGATGGGTCCGGGCGTTGCCTCGGAATGCGCGGAAACCAAGGACGGCCCGACGATCTGGGAAGACCACTTCTACCCCGAGATCATCAACCCGGAAACCGGCGAAGTGCTGCCCGACGGCGAATTCGGCGAACTCGTCTTCACCTCGCTCACCAAGGAAGCGCTGCCCATCATCCGTTACCGCACGCGCGACCTCACGCGTCTGTTGCCGGGTACGGCGCGCACCATGCGCCGCATGGAAAAGATCACGGGCCGCTCGGACGACATGCTGATCATCCGCGGCGTGAACGTGTTTCCCACGCAAATCGAGGAACTGCTGCTCAAGCAGCCGGCGCTCGCGCCGCACTATCAGATCGTCCTGACGAAGGAAGGTCCGATGGACGTGATGGCGCTCAACTGCGAACCGTGCCCCGAAACCGCGCCTGATTACGGCGCGCTCGATGCGGCAAGCAAGGCGCTCGCTTACGACATCAAGGCGCTGATCGGCGTGACGTGCAAGGTGAACGTGCTGGAGGTGAACGGTATCGAGCGTTCGGTCGGCAAAGCGAAGCGCGTGATCGACAAGCGGCCGAAGTAA
- a CDS encoding aminodeoxychorismate/anthranilate synthase component II, translating to MLLMIDNYDSFTYNIVQYFGELGEDVHTYRNDEITIDEIRKLNPARICLSPGPSNPQHAGITLDVLREFAGKTPILGVCLGHQAIGEAFGGRVVRAKTIMHGKVSQIETDCKGVFADLPKHFNVTRYHSLAIERESLPDCLEVSAWTDDGEIMGVRHRDLAVEGVQFHPESILSEHGHALFENFLKQTKSA from the coding sequence ATGTTGCTCATGATCGACAACTACGATTCGTTTACCTACAACATCGTCCAGTACTTCGGCGAGCTCGGCGAAGACGTTCATACGTACCGCAACGACGAAATCACCATCGACGAAATCCGCAAGCTCAACCCCGCGCGCATCTGCCTGTCGCCGGGACCGAGCAACCCGCAGCACGCGGGCATCACGCTCGACGTGCTGCGCGAATTCGCGGGCAAAACGCCGATTCTCGGCGTCTGCCTGGGTCATCAGGCCATTGGTGAAGCGTTCGGCGGCCGCGTCGTGCGTGCGAAGACCATCATGCACGGCAAGGTGAGCCAGATCGAAACCGACTGCAAAGGCGTGTTCGCCGATCTGCCGAAGCACTTCAACGTCACGCGCTATCACTCGCTGGCGATCGAGCGCGAGTCGCTGCCCGATTGCCTCGAAGTGTCGGCGTGGACCGACGACGGCGAAATCATGGGTGTGCGTCACCGCGACCTTGCGGTCGAAGGCGTGCAGTTCCATCCGGAATCGATTCTCTCGGAGCATGGCCACGCGTTGTTCGAGAACTTCCTGAAGCAAACCAAGAGCGCTTAA
- the trpE gene encoding anthranilate synthase component I, whose amino-acid sequence MTELEFQSLANEGYNRIPLIAEALADLETPLSLYLKLAQPERGGANSFLLESVVGGERFGRYSFIGLPARSLIRTRNGVSEVVRDGQVIETHHEDPLEFIAKYQARFKVAQRPGLPRFCGGLAGYFGYDAVRYIEKKLADTCPTDDLGLPDIQLLLTEEVAVIDNLAGKLYLIVYADPQTPEAYTKAKHRLRELKQRLRTTVQPPVTSASVRTETFREFKKDDYLAAVRKAKEYIAAGELMQVQVGQRLTKPYRDNPLSLYRALRSLNPSPYMYYYNFGEFHVVGASPEILVRQEKRGEDRIVTIRPLAGTRPRGNTPERDAELATELLNDPKEIAEHVMLIDLARNDVGRIAEIGSVTVTDKMVIEKYSHVQHIVSSVEGKLKPGMNNFDVLRATFPAGTLSGAPKVRAMELIDELEPVKRGLYGGAVGYLSFNGEMDLAIAIRTGLIHNGNLYVQAAAGVVADSVPESEWQETENKARAVLRAAEQVQDGLDSDF is encoded by the coding sequence ATGACCGAACTCGAATTTCAGTCCCTCGCCAACGAGGGCTACAACCGCATCCCGCTGATCGCCGAAGCGCTCGCCGATCTCGAAACGCCGCTCTCGCTGTACCTCAAGCTCGCGCAGCCCGAGCGCGGCGGCGCCAACTCTTTCCTGCTGGAGTCCGTGGTGGGCGGCGAGCGCTTCGGGCGCTACTCGTTCATCGGCCTCCCCGCGCGCTCGCTGATCCGTACGCGCAATGGCGTGTCGGAAGTCGTGCGCGACGGCCAGGTGATCGAAACGCATCACGAAGATCCGCTCGAATTCATCGCGAAATACCAGGCGCGCTTCAAGGTCGCGCAGCGTCCGGGCTTGCCGCGCTTCTGCGGCGGCCTCGCGGGCTACTTCGGCTACGACGCGGTGCGCTACATCGAGAAGAAGCTCGCCGACACCTGCCCGACCGACGATCTCGGCCTGCCCGACATCCAGTTGCTGCTGACCGAAGAAGTCGCCGTGATCGACAATCTCGCGGGCAAGCTCTACCTGATCGTCTACGCCGATCCGCAAACGCCCGAGGCGTACACCAAGGCGAAACATCGCCTGCGCGAACTCAAGCAGCGCCTGCGCACCACGGTTCAACCGCCGGTGACGAGCGCGAGCGTGCGTACCGAAACGTTCCGCGAATTCAAGAAGGACGATTACCTCGCCGCTGTGCGCAAGGCGAAGGAATACATCGCCGCGGGCGAACTGATGCAGGTTCAGGTGGGCCAGCGCCTCACGAAGCCGTATCGCGACAATCCGCTTTCGCTCTACCGCGCGCTGCGTTCGCTGAACCCGTCGCCGTATATGTACTACTACAACTTTGGCGAATTCCACGTGGTGGGCGCGTCGCCCGAGATTCTCGTGCGCCAGGAAAAGCGCGGCGAGGACCGTATCGTGACGATCCGTCCGCTCGCGGGTACGCGTCCGCGCGGCAACACGCCCGAGCGCGACGCCGAACTCGCGACCGAACTGCTCAACGACCCGAAGGAAATCGCCGAGCACGTCATGCTGATCGACCTCGCGCGCAACGACGTGGGCCGCATCGCCGAGATCGGCTCCGTGACCGTGACCGACAAGATGGTCATCGAAAAGTACTCGCACGTGCAGCACATCGTGAGTTCGGTGGAAGGCAAACTCAAGCCCGGCATGAACAACTTCGACGTGCTACGCGCCACGTTCCCGGCCGGCACGCTCTCGGGTGCGCCGAAGGTGCGCGCGATGGAGCTGATCGACGAGCTCGAACCGGTGAAGCGCGGCCTTTACGGCGGTGCAGTGGGCTATCTCTCGTTCAACGGCGAAATGGACCTCGCCATCGCGATCCGCACCGGCCTCATCCACAACGGCAATCTGTATGTGCAGGCCGCCGCGGGCGTGGTAGCGGATTCGGTGCCCGAGTCCGAATGGCAGGAAACCGAGAACAAGGCGCGCGCCGTGCTGCGCGCCGCCGAGCAGGTGCAAGACGGCCTCGACAGCGACTTCTGA